In Halosegnis marinus, one genomic interval encodes:
- a CDS encoding cupin domain-containing protein: MEKVTVEDLDAEGMSDADVRRLAGPLGTSDVAINHYTLAPGERFSGGLHTHLDQEEVFYVLSGEATFERPDDEVTVGAGEAVRFAPGDFQSGYNGGDEPVVALALGAPKASEDVRVKQDCPECDSDEMRFVPAEDGFTLVCPECGTELDA, translated from the coding sequence ATGGAGAAAGTGACCGTCGAGGACCTCGACGCGGAGGGAATGAGCGACGCCGACGTGCGGCGGCTGGCCGGGCCGCTCGGGACGAGCGACGTAGCGATCAACCACTACACGCTCGCGCCCGGCGAGCGCTTCTCGGGCGGGCTGCACACCCACCTCGACCAGGAGGAGGTGTTCTACGTGCTCTCGGGCGAGGCGACGTTCGAGCGCCCCGACGACGAGGTAACCGTCGGCGCGGGCGAGGCCGTCCGGTTCGCGCCCGGCGACTTCCAGTCGGGGTACAACGGCGGCGACGAGCCGGTCGTGGCGCTCGCGCTCGGCGCCCCGAAGGCGAGCGAGGACGTGCGCGTCAAGCAGGACTGCCCGGAGTGCGACAGCGACGAGATGCGGTTCGTGCCGGCCGAGGACGGCTTCACGCTCGTCTGTCCCGAGTGCGGGACGGAACTCGACGCGTAG
- the kynU gene encoding kynureninase, with protein MQTPSVEESPGARREAAREADAADPLASFRDRFDVPGTYMDGNSLGPLSGEAEDAIRRVVEQWREHAVEGWTEADPDWFHYGERLGAKLAPLVGADEEEVAVCGSTTVNIHTLVATFYDMANGGSAAAADDPGTVLVNDLDFPSDHYAVRAQLRQRGLDPDDHLTVVESRDGRTVEEADVEAALAREDVDVLFMPGVLYRSGQLLDVERLTAAADDHGAYAGFDLAHSVGAVPHDLAGAGVDFAVWCHYKYLNAGPGAVAGLYCNREHFGTTPALAGWWGHDKGTQFDMNHEFTPAESAGAFQIGTVPVLAAAPLDGALDVTREAGIDALREKSLALTDYLVALVDDLPDAFSVGTPREHARRGGHVAVEHPEAYRISQALKDRGVVVDFREPNVVRVAPAPLYTGFEDVLDVAEALRDIHEADAYEAYDVESDGVT; from the coding sequence ATGCAGACACCGAGCGTCGAGGAATCGCCGGGCGCGCGGCGCGAAGCGGCCCGCGAGGCCGACGCGGCCGACCCGCTCGCGTCGTTCCGCGACCGGTTCGACGTGCCCGGCACGTACATGGACGGCAACTCCCTCGGGCCGCTCTCCGGCGAGGCGGAGGACGCGATACGTCGCGTCGTGGAGCAGTGGCGCGAGCACGCCGTCGAGGGGTGGACCGAGGCCGACCCGGACTGGTTCCACTACGGAGAACGGTTGGGCGCGAAACTCGCCCCCCTCGTCGGGGCCGACGAGGAAGAGGTCGCGGTCTGCGGCTCCACGACGGTGAACATCCACACCCTCGTCGCGACGTTCTACGACATGGCGAACGGCGGCAGCGCCGCCGCGGCCGACGACCCCGGCACCGTCCTCGTCAACGACCTCGACTTCCCCTCGGACCACTACGCCGTCCGGGCGCAGCTGCGCCAGCGCGGGCTCGACCCCGACGACCACCTCACAGTGGTCGAATCGCGCGACGGCAGGACCGTCGAGGAGGCGGACGTGGAGGCCGCGCTCGCGCGCGAGGACGTGGACGTGCTGTTCATGCCCGGCGTCCTGTATCGCTCGGGCCAACTCCTCGACGTGGAACGGCTGACCGCGGCGGCCGACGACCACGGCGCGTACGCGGGGTTCGACCTCGCCCACTCCGTCGGCGCGGTGCCCCACGACCTCGCGGGCGCGGGCGTCGATTTCGCCGTCTGGTGCCACTACAAGTACCTCAACGCCGGTCCCGGGGCGGTCGCGGGGCTGTACTGCAACCGCGAGCACTTCGGAACGACGCCCGCGCTCGCCGGGTGGTGGGGCCACGACAAGGGGACGCAGTTCGACATGAACCACGAGTTCACCCCCGCCGAGAGCGCCGGCGCGTTCCAGATCGGGACGGTTCCCGTCCTCGCGGCCGCGCCGCTCGACGGCGCGCTCGACGTGACCCGCGAGGCCGGTATCGACGCCCTCCGGGAGAAATCGCTCGCGCTCACCGACTACCTCGTTGCCCTCGTGGACGACCTCCCGGACGCCTTCTCGGTTGGGACGCCCCGTGAACACGCCCGCCGCGGCGGCCACGTCGCCGTCGAACACCCGGAGGCGTACCGCATCTCGCAGGCGCTGAAGGACCGCGGCGTCGTCGTGGACTTCCGGGAGCCGAACGTCGTCCGGGTCGCGCCCGCGCCGCTGTACACCGGGTTCGAGGACGTGCTCGACGTGGCCGAGGCGCTGCGCGATATCCACGAGGCCGACGCGTACGAGGCCTACGACGTCGAATCCGACGGCGTCACCTGA
- a CDS encoding deoxyuridine 5'-triphosphate nucleotidohydrolase, translating to MYESGAFVAAHLDPVADEQVQPNGVDLTLAAVERQVEPGRIDTDGKRVGARETVEPDDDGVYRLEPGAYVARYGEVIAVPDDHVGFVFPRSSLIRNSCMLNTAVWDAGYEGRGEGLLQVGHTVEIERGARIAQFVLSTADHEGHYDGTYQGENR from the coding sequence ATGTACGAGAGCGGGGCGTTCGTCGCCGCCCACCTCGACCCGGTCGCTGACGAACAGGTCCAGCCCAACGGCGTCGACCTGACGCTCGCCGCGGTGGAGCGACAGGTCGAACCCGGCCGCATCGACACGGACGGCAAGCGGGTCGGCGCTCGCGAGACGGTCGAACCGGACGACGACGGCGTCTACCGGCTGGAGCCGGGCGCGTACGTCGCCCGCTACGGCGAGGTGATCGCGGTCCCGGACGACCACGTCGGCTTCGTGTTCCCCCGGTCGTCGCTCATTCGCAACTCCTGTATGCTCAACACGGCGGTGTGGGACGCCGGCTACGAGGGCCGCGGCGAGGGGCTGTTACAGGTGGGTCACACGGTCGAAATCGAGCGGGGCGCGCGAATCGCACAGTTCGTCCTCTCGACGGCCGACCACGAGGGGCACTACGACGGCACGTACCAGGGCGAGAACCGGTGA
- a CDS encoding ribonuclease H-like domain-containing protein: protein MRIENSFIPVGGVGEKTERDLWRRGVTHWDAFDPSYVGATTGERIGAYIEEARSRLAAGDARYFGERFPSGELWRCYENFRDDAAFFDIETTGLSADRDEVTTVSVHRGGDTTTLVRGDDLTRENVARLLDAPLLVTFNGASFDVPFLESAFDLDIDAPHLDSMYAAKKVGLSGGLKAIEPEVGIERDRPDITGRDAVRLWREHERGKDGSLETLVSYNREDAVNLRTLMDEVAGRLHADVFEPERPDTGDA from the coding sequence ATGCGCATCGAGAACAGTTTCATCCCGGTCGGCGGGGTCGGGGAGAAGACGGAGCGCGACCTCTGGCGCCGCGGGGTCACCCACTGGGACGCGTTCGACCCCTCGTACGTGGGCGCGACGACGGGCGAGCGCATCGGCGCGTACATCGAGGAGGCGCGCTCGCGGCTGGCGGCCGGCGACGCGCGGTACTTCGGCGAGCGGTTCCCCTCGGGCGAACTGTGGCGCTGTTACGAGAACTTCCGCGACGACGCGGCCTTCTTCGACATCGAGACGACGGGACTCTCGGCCGACCGCGACGAGGTGACCACCGTCTCGGTCCACCGCGGCGGCGACACGACGACGCTCGTGCGCGGCGACGACCTCACCCGCGAGAACGTCGCCCGCCTGCTCGACGCCCCGCTGCTCGTCACGTTCAACGGGGCCTCCTTCGACGTGCCCTTCCTCGAATCGGCGTTCGACCTCGACATCGACGCGCCCCACCTCGACAGCATGTACGCCGCGAAGAAGGTCGGGCTCTCGGGCGGGCTGAAGGCAATCGAACCGGAAGTCGGCATCGAGCGCGACCGCCCGGATATCACGGGCCGCGACGCCGTACGTCTGTGGCGCGAACACGAGCGCGGGAAGGACGGCTCGCTGGAGACGCTCGTCTCGTACAACCGCGAGGACGCCGTCAACCTCCGCACGCTGATGGACGAGGTGGCCGGGCGGCTCCACGCCGACGTGTTCGAACCCGAGCGACCCGACACCGGCGATGCCTGA
- a CDS encoding alpha/beta hydrolase → MTDRPDTLDPDLAAVVEAFEASGVPEWHTLDIESARRLEDDLFGADRTTPVAYTRDVAVEGPNGPVSVRAVRPEAAGELPVVVFYHGGLWALGTLDSVEDICRELADRVPAVVLAADYRLAPEHPFPAGLDDCVAAYEWAREHADAFGGDTDRVSVAGTSAGGNLAAGVARRCRDGGLPAPERQALLYPMVDDDFDRPSYRENADGPLLTRDAVEHFWGEYVRSPVDRANPYVAPLRGDASGLAPATVVTAGFDPLRDEGTAYAEALAGAGVAVDHRHYPSMCHGFLSLTDEVAVADGAMADLAADLGGE, encoded by the coding sequence GTGACCGACCGACCCGACACGCTCGACCCCGACCTCGCGGCCGTCGTGGAGGCGTTCGAGGCCTCGGGCGTCCCCGAGTGGCACACCCTCGACATCGAGAGCGCCCGCCGGCTGGAGGACGACCTGTTCGGCGCCGACCGGACGACCCCGGTCGCGTACACCCGCGACGTCGCCGTCGAGGGACCGAACGGTCCCGTGTCGGTGCGGGCCGTTCGACCGGAAGCGGCGGGGGAGTTGCCCGTCGTCGTCTTCTACCACGGGGGGCTGTGGGCGCTCGGCACCCTCGACTCTGTGGAGGACATCTGCCGGGAACTGGCCGACCGCGTCCCCGCGGTGGTGCTCGCCGCCGACTACCGTCTCGCGCCCGAACACCCGTTCCCCGCGGGGCTGGACGACTGCGTCGCCGCGTACGAGTGGGCGCGCGAGCACGCCGACGCGTTCGGCGGCGACACCGACCGGGTGAGCGTCGCGGGGACGAGCGCGGGCGGCAACCTCGCCGCCGGGGTCGCGCGCCGCTGCCGGGACGGCGGCCTCCCCGCGCCCGAGCGGCAGGCGCTCCTCTACCCGATGGTCGACGACGACTTCGACCGGCCCTCGTACCGCGAGAACGCCGACGGGCCGCTCCTCACGCGCGACGCGGTCGAACACTTCTGGGGCGAGTACGTCCGCTCGCCCGTGGACCGCGCGAACCCTTACGTCGCGCCGCTGCGGGGCGACGCCTCGGGGCTCGCGCCCGCGACCGTCGTCACGGCCGGCTTCGACCCGCTGCGCGATGAGGGGACCGCCTACGCCGAGGCGCTCGCGGGGGCTGGGGTCGCGGTCGACCACCGCCACTACCCGTCGATGTGCCACGGCTTCCTCTCCCTGACCGACGAGGTGGCCGTCGCCGACGGGGCGATGGCCGACCTCGCGGCGGACCTCGGCGGCGAGTAG
- a CDS encoding DoxX family protein, with protein sequence MGDGIDRVDTGKRAASGPGRLGRLLFGLGMALQATEDFRDMEDTVEYAESAGVPAPDLLAPLASGMMFVGGLGVAFWKLPKVATGAVAAFLAVVTPTMHDFWNEEGDASGERLAFFGNLAMFGAALAFLREAYK encoded by the coding sequence ATGGGAGACGGAATCGACCGCGTCGATACGGGGAAGCGAGCGGCGAGCGGGCCGGGGCGACTCGGCCGACTGCTGTTCGGGCTGGGAATGGCGCTGCAGGCAACGGAGGACTTCCGGGACATGGAGGACACGGTGGAGTACGCCGAGTCGGCGGGCGTCCCCGCCCCCGACCTGCTCGCGCCGCTGGCCTCCGGGATGATGTTCGTCGGCGGGCTGGGCGTCGCGTTCTGGAAGCTCCCGAAGGTGGCGACCGGCGCGGTGGCGGCCTTCCTCGCCGTCGTGACGCCGACGATGCACGACTTCTGGAACGAGGAGGGCGACGCGAGCGGCGAACGGCTGGCCTTCTTCGGCAACCTCGCGATGTTCGGCGCGGCGCTCGCGTTCCTGCGCGAGGCCTACAAGTAG
- a CDS encoding lipoate--protein ligase family protein — MPEGDWRLLREQALPGAEAMAYDEAAARTAATGGPRTVRLYRWRPSTLSLGYRQSAESVDWAACERAGVDVIRRNTGGGGIYHDTYGDVSYSVIAPADEVPGDLLETYELFCEPLFDAFDALGVDARFVAEEHAAVHEPACYLRALHPAHDIVAGDGRKLSGNAQYRRKDAVIQHGSITFRSEPERHLDCFAADDVTPADFDGRVTSLLEQNPDLTRADVVAALEDALAEWAGAEEGEWTEAERDFAEERADEKYRSEAWTRRRDDPTS, encoded by the coding sequence ATGCCTGAAGGCGACTGGCGGCTGCTACGCGAGCAGGCGCTCCCGGGTGCCGAGGCGATGGCCTACGACGAGGCCGCGGCCCGCACCGCTGCGACCGGCGGTCCCCGGACCGTCCGGCTCTACCGGTGGCGACCCTCGACGCTGTCGCTCGGCTACCGCCAGTCCGCCGAGAGCGTGGACTGGGCCGCCTGCGAGCGCGCAGGGGTGGACGTGATACGCCGCAACACCGGCGGCGGCGGCATCTACCACGACACCTACGGCGACGTGTCGTACTCGGTTATCGCCCCCGCGGACGAGGTACCCGGCGACCTGCTGGAGACGTACGAGCTGTTCTGCGAGCCGCTGTTCGACGCGTTCGACGCGCTCGGCGTGGACGCCCGCTTCGTCGCCGAGGAACACGCGGCCGTCCACGAGCCGGCCTGCTACCTCCGCGCGCTCCACCCGGCCCACGACATCGTCGCCGGGGACGGCCGGAAGCTCTCCGGTAACGCGCAGTACCGCCGGAAGGACGCGGTCATCCAGCACGGCTCCATCACCTTCCGCTCGGAGCCGGAGCGCCACCTCGACTGCTTCGCCGCCGACGACGTGACGCCCGCCGACTTCGACGGCCGCGTGACGAGCCTCCTCGAGCAGAACCCCGACCTGACCCGTGCCGACGTGGTCGCGGCGCTGGAGGACGCGCTCGCCGAGTGGGCCGGGGCCGAGGAGGGCGAGTGGACCGAGGCGGAACGCGACTTCGCGGAGGAACGCGCCGACGAGAAGTACCGGAGCGAGGCGTGGACCCGGCGGCGCGACGACCCGACGTCGTAG
- a CDS encoding DJ-1/PfpI family protein: protein MNVEIAIYEGFDELDAVGPYEVLANGLRYAADEGSVRMVTRDGRDAVTASHGLRVGADGELGGSDPDLVVVPGGGWSDPDAEAGARAEYDDGRLPDRLAALYAEGVPLATVCTGAMLAAKTGLFDGKPAVTHASALDDLADAGADVREARVVDTGDLLSAGGVTSGLDLAFHVVDREFGADVAERVAREMEYEPSGDVVVV from the coding sequence GTGAACGTCGAGATAGCGATATACGAGGGGTTCGACGAACTGGACGCCGTCGGTCCGTACGAGGTGCTGGCGAACGGCCTGCGCTACGCCGCCGACGAGGGGTCGGTGCGGATGGTCACCCGCGACGGCCGCGACGCCGTGACCGCGAGCCACGGCCTCCGCGTGGGCGCGGACGGCGAACTGGGGGGTTCGGACCCCGACCTCGTCGTCGTCCCCGGCGGCGGGTGGTCGGACCCGGACGCCGAGGCCGGCGCTCGCGCGGAGTACGACGACGGCCGGCTTCCCGACCGGCTGGCGGCGCTGTACGCGGAAGGCGTCCCGCTCGCCACGGTCTGCACGGGGGCGATGCTCGCCGCGAAGACGGGGCTGTTCGACGGGAAACCGGCGGTCACGCACGCCTCCGCGCTCGACGACCTCGCCGACGCCGGCGCCGATGTGCGGGAGGCCCGCGTGGTCGATACCGGCGACCTGCTGTCGGCCGGCGGCGTCACCTCGGGGCTCGATCTCGCCTTCCACGTCGTCGACCGGGAGTTCGGGGCCGACGTGGCCGAGCGCGTCGCCCGCGAGATGGAGTACGAGCCCTCGGGCGACGTCGTGGTCGTCTAA
- a CDS encoding antibiotic biosynthesis monooxygenase family protein: protein MYLVTFRLRPGEYDDEFRELNAAVERAAETTPGYAGRRVWESPDGAETLVVYRWETLEALAAFAADEDHREAKRRWAEWYEEYEVTVAEVVDTYGNGR, encoded by the coding sequence GTGTACCTCGTCACCTTTCGGCTGCGCCCGGGCGAGTACGACGACGAGTTCCGGGAACTGAACGCGGCCGTCGAGCGCGCCGCGGAGACCACGCCCGGCTACGCGGGCCGGCGCGTGTGGGAGTCGCCCGACGGCGCGGAGACGCTGGTGGTCTATCGCTGGGAGACCCTGGAGGCGCTGGCCGCCTTCGCCGCCGACGAGGACCACCGCGAGGCGAAGCGTCGCTGGGCGGAGTGGTACGAGGAGTACGAGGTGACCGTCGCAGAGGTGGTGGACACGTACGGGAACGGGAGGTGA
- a CDS encoding translation initiation factor, with amino-acid sequence MNDTDGFDEFDPMDDLDRAETTLSIRVESRRYGKPMTVVEGFGDGTDLRALASTLKKRIGTGGTVEDGTIELQGDHRDRLPELLEKEGYAVA; translated from the coding sequence GTGAACGACACCGACGGGTTCGACGAGTTCGACCCGATGGACGACCTCGACCGCGCGGAAACCACGCTCTCGATACGCGTCGAGTCGCGCCGCTACGGCAAGCCGATGACCGTCGTCGAGGGGTTCGGCGACGGGACGGACCTGAGGGCGCTCGCCTCGACGCTGAAGAAGCGCATCGGGACCGGCGGCACCGTCGAGGACGGGACGATAGAGCTCCAGGGCGACCACCGCGACCGCCTGCCGGAACTGCTGGAGAAGGAAGGGTACGCCGTCGCCTAG
- a CDS encoding DUF4177 domain-containing protein, translating to MAPDEWEYETLRPPRGATKKEATDPKAELNRLGAEGWELVDTVDYVGGGTKFILFKRPAGDR from the coding sequence ATGGCACCCGACGAGTGGGAGTACGAGACGCTGCGGCCGCCCCGAGGCGCGACGAAGAAGGAGGCGACCGACCCGAAGGCGGAACTGAACCGGCTTGGCGCGGAGGGGTGGGAACTCGTCGACACCGTCGATTACGTCGGCGGCGGGACGAAGTTCATCCTGTTCAAACGCCCCGCGGGCGACCGATGA
- a CDS encoding deoxyribonuclease IV, with protein MSTDDIRVGAHTSIAKSAGPYDGPANAVHQQVEYGGNCGQIFSHSPQVWQSPSFDEEAAAQFVDLADEHGIGPWVIHTSYLVNLCTPKEGLREKSLHSMQEEVEAAATLDIPYVNVHLGAHTGAGVEGGLENAGSVLDDLDVPDGVTVLIESDAGSGTKLGGQFEHLATVADETSLDIEFCVDTAHAFAAGYDISTAEGVAETFAAFDDVVGLDRLAYVHLNDSKHACGTNKDEHAHIGEGEIGVEGMRAFIQRAADEGVPMALETPTEDGKSFEWNIERVRELHAADR; from the coding sequence ATGAGCACGGACGACATCCGGGTGGGGGCACACACCTCCATCGCGAAGAGCGCGGGCCCGTACGACGGCCCGGCGAACGCGGTCCACCAGCAGGTCGAGTACGGCGGCAACTGCGGGCAGATATTCTCGCACTCGCCGCAGGTGTGGCAGTCGCCCTCCTTCGACGAGGAAGCGGCCGCGCAGTTCGTGGACCTCGCCGACGAACACGGCATCGGGCCGTGGGTCATCCACACCTCCTACCTCGTCAACCTCTGTACGCCGAAGGAGGGCCTCCGCGAGAAGTCCCTACACTCCATGCAGGAGGAGGTCGAGGCCGCGGCGACGCTCGACATCCCGTACGTGAACGTCCACCTCGGGGCGCACACCGGGGCGGGCGTCGAGGGGGGACTCGAAAACGCCGGCTCCGTGCTGGACGACCTCGACGTGCCCGACGGCGTGACCGTCCTCATCGAGTCGGACGCCGGCTCGGGCACGAAGCTCGGCGGGCAGTTCGAGCACCTCGCGACGGTGGCCGACGAGACGTCGCTCGACATCGAGTTCTGCGTCGATACCGCCCACGCGTTCGCGGCGGGCTACGATATCTCCACGGCCGAGGGGGTCGCGGAGACGTTCGCGGCGTTCGACGACGTGGTCGGCCTCGACCGGCTGGCGTACGTCCACCTCAACGACTCGAAGCACGCCTGCGGGACGAACAAGGACGAACACGCCCACATCGGCGAGGGCGAGATCGGCGTCGAGGGGATGCGGGCGTTCATCCAGCGGGCGGCGGACGAGGGCGTCCCGATGGCGCTGGAGACGCCGACGGAGGACGGGAAGTCCTTCGAGTGGAACATCGAGCGGGTTCGGGAACTGCACGCGGCCGACCGATAG
- a CDS encoding serine/threonine-protein kinase RIO2, producing the protein MVQNVAPLMAELESEDFYLLSGLEQGMRFSRWVARGKLSEFSRLDDEEVSHRLDRCERRGLIERKTIQYTGFRLTFEGYDALALRTFSERDSIEGVGAPLGVGKESDVYEARSYKPLALKFHREGYTNFREVKREREYTADRNHISWFYTARKAAEREYEALRTVYPQVSVPRPVDHNRHGVVMEKLEGVELSKAALDPEQAVGVLDLVLDEVAEAYAQGYVHADMSEYNVFVASDGVTVFDWPQAVPVDHENADEFLERDCGNVVSYFARKYPSETPDIDVSALADAVRAGEFDGVRALA; encoded by the coding sequence ATGGTCCAGAACGTCGCTCCGCTGATGGCGGAGCTGGAGTCCGAGGACTTCTATCTGCTCTCCGGGCTCGAACAGGGGATGCGCTTCTCGCGGTGGGTCGCCCGGGGGAAGCTCTCGGAGTTCTCCCGGCTCGACGACGAGGAGGTGTCCCACCGGCTCGACCGCTGTGAGCGCCGGGGGCTGATCGAGCGCAAGACCATCCAGTACACCGGCTTCCGGCTGACGTTCGAGGGGTACGACGCGCTCGCGCTGCGCACCTTCTCCGAGCGCGACAGCATCGAGGGCGTCGGCGCGCCGCTGGGCGTCGGCAAGGAGTCCGACGTGTACGAGGCGCGGTCGTACAAGCCGCTCGCGCTGAAGTTCCACCGCGAGGGGTACACGAACTTCCGCGAGGTGAAACGCGAGCGCGAGTACACCGCCGACCGGAACCACATCTCGTGGTTCTACACCGCGCGCAAGGCCGCCGAACGCGAGTACGAGGCCCTGCGGACGGTGTACCCGCAGGTGTCGGTCCCCCGGCCCGTGGACCACAACCGCCACGGCGTCGTGATGGAGAAACTGGAGGGCGTGGAGCTGTCGAAGGCCGCGCTCGACCCCGAGCAGGCCGTCGGCGTCCTCGACCTGGTGCTCGACGAGGTGGCCGAGGCGTACGCGCAGGGGTACGTCCACGCCGACATGTCCGAGTACAACGTCTTCGTCGCCAGCGACGGCGTCACCGTCTTCGACTGGCCGCAGGCCGTCCCCGTGGACCACGAGAACGCCGACGAGTTCCTCGAACGCGACTGCGGGAACGTCGTGAGCTACTTCGCCCGGAAATACCCCTCCGAGACGCCCGATATCGACGTTTCGGCGCTCGCCGACGCCGTTCGCGCCGGGGAGTTCGACGGCGTCCGCGCGCTGGCGTAA
- a CDS encoding 50S ribosomal protein L15e, with protein sequence MARSFYSHIAEAWQSPKEGKLAELQWQRQQEWRKQGAIERVERPTRLDRARSLGYKAKQGVVVARVAVRKGSARKQRFKAGRRSKRQGVNKITRRKSIQRIAEERASRKFRNLRTLNSYWVGEDGSQKWFEVILLDPEHGAIQSDDDLNWICDDSQRGRAFRGKTSAGQQGRGLTTRGTGTEHTRPSIRSNNGRGK encoded by the coding sequence ATGGCACGAAGCTTCTACTCGCACATCGCGGAGGCCTGGCAGTCCCCGAAGGAGGGGAAACTGGCCGAACTCCAGTGGCAGCGACAGCAGGAATGGCGAAAGCAGGGCGCTATCGAGCGCGTCGAGCGACCGACCCGACTCGACCGGGCGCGCTCGCTCGGCTACAAGGCGAAGCAGGGCGTCGTCGTCGCCCGCGTCGCCGTCCGCAAGGGGAGCGCGCGCAAGCAGCGCTTCAAGGCGGGCCGCCGCTCGAAGCGGCAGGGTGTGAACAAGATCACCCGCCGCAAGTCCATCCAGCGCATCGCCGAGGAGCGGGCCTCCCGGAAGTTCCGCAACCTCCGCACGCTGAACAGCTACTGGGTCGGCGAGGACGGCTCGCAGAAGTGGTTCGAGGTCATCCTGCTCGACCCGGAGCACGGCGCCATCCAGTCCGACGACGACCTGAACTGGATCTGTGACGACAGCCAGCGCGGCCGCGCGTTCCGCGGCAAGACCAGCGCGGGCCAGCAGGGCCGCGGGCTGACGACGCGCGGCACCGGCACGGAACACACCCGCCCCTCCATCCGCTCGAACAACGGGCGCGGCAAGTAA
- a CDS encoding class I SAM-dependent methyltransferase: MRRFTAEYLDRTREGLWADRDALAPLALPERTSVLDVGCGTGELAAAMAAECPGRVVGADRDPDLLAALPEEVEGVRADAYSLPFPDDSFDLVACQALLVNLPDPERALREFARVARDAVAAIEPDNAGVTVESTAEGEAGLAREARDRYLAGVETDVALGGDLPALFERAGLPAPETARRDHTRTTTAPYAERELEAVARKARGDAIRDRRGEMAGDDAELDALRERWREMGREAVAQAREGTYERRETVPFHVAVADLSDA; this comes from the coding sequence GTGCGCCGCTTCACCGCCGAGTACCTCGACCGGACGCGCGAGGGGCTGTGGGCCGACCGGGACGCGCTCGCGCCCCTGGCGCTACCGGAGCGGACGAGCGTGCTCGACGTGGGCTGCGGCACGGGCGAACTCGCCGCGGCGATGGCCGCCGAGTGTCCGGGCCGGGTCGTCGGCGCGGACCGCGACCCCGACCTGCTCGCGGCGCTCCCCGAGGAAGTCGAAGGGGTGCGCGCCGACGCGTACAGCCTCCCCTTCCCCGACGACAGTTTCGACCTCGTGGCGTGTCAGGCCCTGCTGGTGAACCTCCCCGACCCCGAGCGCGCCCTGCGGGAGTTCGCGCGGGTCGCCCGCGACGCCGTCGCCGCGATAGAACCCGACAACGCGGGCGTGACCGTCGAGTCCACGGCCGAGGGCGAGGCCGGCCTCGCCCGCGAGGCGCGCGACCGCTACCTCGCGGGGGTCGAGACGGACGTGGCGCTCGGCGGCGACCTGCCGGCGCTGTTCGAGCGTGCCGGCCTCCCCGCCCCCGAGACGGCCCGGCGCGACCACACGCGGACGACGACGGCGCCGTACGCCGAGCGCGAGCTCGAAGCCGTCGCGCGGAAGGCGCGCGGCGACGCCATCCGCGACCGGCGCGGCGAGATGGCCGGCGACGACGCCGAACTCGACGCGCTGCGCGAGCGATGGCGCGAGATGGGCCGCGAGGCCGTCGCGCAGGCGCGCGAGGGCACCTACGAGCGCCGCGAGACGGTTCCGTTCCACGTCGCCGTCGCGGACCTGTCGGACGCGTAA
- a CDS encoding TetR/AcrR family transcriptional regulator: protein MHAGDRSETEEEVMEATYAALAEHGYAGLTVQTIADAFPKSKSLLYYHYDDKEAILRDFIDYLVDAFRAAFEFEGADDPPAALERMLDGLLPREMDDEFRDFRVAVMELLAQAPHEPAYAERFADLYAAIHDGFAGVIAAGVERGDFADVDPEETATMLVAAASGGLTWGVTIRPSLVAGVREVVDGYLAAELYL from the coding sequence ATGCACGCGGGCGACCGCAGCGAGACGGAGGAGGAGGTGATGGAGGCGACCTACGCGGCCCTCGCGGAGCACGGCTACGCCGGCTTGACGGTCCAGACCATCGCGGACGCGTTCCCGAAGAGCAAGTCGCTGCTCTACTACCACTACGACGACAAGGAGGCCATCCTGCGGGACTTCATCGACTACCTCGTAGACGCGTTCCGCGCCGCCTTCGAGTTCGAGGGTGCCGACGACCCCCCGGCGGCGCTCGAACGGATGCTCGACGGCCTGCTCCCCCGCGAGATGGACGACGAGTTCCGCGACTTCCGCGTCGCCGTGATGGAACTGCTCGCGCAGGCCCCCCACGAACCGGCCTACGCCGAGCGGTTCGCCGACCTCTACGCGGCCATCCACGACGGCTTCGCCGGCGTCATCGCCGCCGGCGTCGAGCGCGGCGACTTCGCCGACGTGGACCCCGAGGAGACCGCCACGATGCTCGTCGCGGCCGCGTCGGGCGGACTGACGTGGGGCGTCACGATACGGCCGTCGCTCGTCGCCGGGGTCCGTGAGGTCGTCGACGGCTACCTCGCCGCCGAACTCTACTTGTAG